One part of the Geoanaerobacter pelophilus genome encodes these proteins:
- a CDS encoding Arm DNA-binding domain-containing protein — translation MKMKKGTLALETPAKEIGSVKRRKDSKKLYVDFYYFGHRIIRSTELDDTLANEIRVRDFLNRIMERIETGTFKFAEAFPGATKKEKAFFTSLEGREYRPEPHQVLFGDYVKEWMKTIFPTFGSPTKHRDYQESIKRILPYFRNMTFHQITGQELFRFTESLKWKTGANKGKPVSRSRKVNILIPFRAIWNDACDHYRWVIKSPCDGIHKKLPKTEKKERLALRFNDWQLFLENLEDHYRPIAELMILTGMIVSELSALTKDSIQGEYLRLTSSYVLKAEKTSMKTAFRKRDIYITEAIRKRLDILTERATTPYLVTSSRGTRLHSTDFAKVWKKAVDQANISPMTSYIARHSFAAWSLTIGVNPLRLVKLMGHASKQMVYEVYGNYVEGLEEDAEAIYNYFGQDFLTPRKKENPIPFRYSTGHSRHVDLSSQSTLLSF, via the coding sequence ATGAAGATGAAGAAAGGGACGCTGGCCCTTGAAACACCGGCTAAAGAGATTGGCAGTGTTAAACGTCGCAAGGATTCAAAAAAGCTCTATGTGGATTTTTACTACTTCGGCCACCGGATCATCAGATCAACCGAACTTGATGACACCCTGGCCAATGAAATAAGAGTCCGTGATTTCCTCAACCGGATCATGGAGCGGATCGAAACAGGGACCTTCAAATTTGCCGAAGCGTTCCCAGGAGCAACCAAGAAGGAAAAGGCATTCTTCACAAGCCTGGAGGGTAGGGAGTACCGACCGGAACCGCATCAAGTGCTTTTTGGTGATTACGTCAAAGAGTGGATGAAGACCATCTTCCCAACCTTTGGATCACCGACCAAGCACCGGGACTATCAAGAATCAATTAAAAGGATTCTGCCATATTTCCGAAACATGACCTTCCATCAGATCACCGGCCAGGAGTTGTTTCGATTCACTGAGTCGTTGAAATGGAAAACCGGCGCAAACAAAGGTAAACCGGTTTCACGGTCACGCAAGGTCAATATCCTGATTCCCTTCCGCGCAATCTGGAATGATGCCTGTGATCATTACCGGTGGGTAATCAAAAGCCCTTGTGACGGTATCCACAAGAAGCTGCCAAAGACAGAGAAGAAAGAACGTCTTGCCCTGAGATTCAATGATTGGCAACTGTTCCTTGAAAACCTCGAAGATCATTACCGCCCCATTGCAGAACTTATGATCCTGACTGGGATGATTGTTTCAGAACTTTCCGCCCTGACCAAAGACAGCATTCAGGGTGAATATCTGAGACTGACTTCCTCCTATGTTCTCAAGGCAGAGAAAACCAGCATGAAGACCGCCTTTCGCAAGCGTGATATCTACATCACCGAGGCAATCAGAAAGCGGCTCGACATTCTGACGGAAAGGGCAACGACACCGTACCTTGTTACAAGCTCCAGGGGAACCAGACTACACAGCACCGACTTTGCAAAAGTCTGGAAGAAAGCGGTAGATCAGGCAAACATCTCTCCAATGACCTCCTACATTGCGCGGCATTCATTCGCCGCCTGGAGTCTAACCATTGGAGTTAATCCGCTGCGACTTGTAAAGCTCATGGGTCATGCATCAAAGCAGATGGTGTATGAGGTATACGGGAACTACGTTGAAGGGTTGGAAGAGGATGCTGAAGCGATTTACAATTACTTTGGCCAGGACTTTTTAACACCCCGGAAAAAGGAAAACCCGATACCGTTTAGATACAGTACCGGGCACAGTCGCCATGTTGATCTTTCTAGTCAATCAACATTGTTGAGTTTTTAA
- a CDS encoding helix-turn-helix domain-containing protein yields MNEADDLLTIEQLALRLQVSRTTIFSWLKSGTLNEGLHYFRLGRVIRFHWPLAFMIPKRSPRKRIEPGLKEFPKSKKPKAKRGASSGINLDY; encoded by the coding sequence ATGAATGAAGCAGACGACCTCTTGACCATCGAACAGCTTGCACTAAGGCTCCAGGTGTCACGGACCACTATTTTCTCCTGGCTGAAGTCCGGCACTCTCAATGAAGGGTTACATTACTTTCGCCTGGGGAGAGTTATTCGTTTTCACTGGCCGCTTGCTTTCATGATCCCCAAGCGGTCTCCGCGGAAGAGAATTGAACCTGGCTTGAAGGAATTCCCCAAGAGCAAAAAACCGAAAGCAAAACGGGGAGCTTCGTCAGGTATCAATCTGGACTATTGA
- a CDS encoding plasmid replication initiation factor — translation MKSKSTNTSNSTLPDKEGSTVTLETTGGAATVSGSAGSAAAEPVVTSMAESVTRHAQNPFDGNSKFLLCGIDSLDLGLYVTWDALWEKVTLPFFNSKKEMAQGTTGITEQTDLGRSFLILPGGKAPNYRFHLQFPEYHIFLGKSASPGKSPNVYVSINASTLWHVELETILELLEYDLSSYGGTIDRIQPSRVDLCADFRMDAGLSFPFLEQHRVSRSHKINSIHTGPVLETYYCGSPSCPIRLRIYDKSKEIAKNNKQWFRNLWEVDQDAIVWRVEFQLRRPVLKQFRIMTLDDLWQKIGSVWEYLAGEWFSLRLPDNDKAERRTIHPWWLSVQNCRGEFGDSIGIKRIYKNDEVEPIQNILAHIMGRMVSVAAYRGINDRKKAIVDLFQMIFEKSSDEKFASEYQKRVIRLSFRGSFGGDDHE, via the coding sequence ATGAAATCGAAAAGCACCAACACAAGCAATTCAACATTACCGGATAAAGAAGGTTCAACTGTAACCCTGGAAACGACAGGCGGAGCGGCCACGGTTTCCGGCTCTGCCGGTTCCGCGGCTGCGGAGCCTGTTGTCACGAGCATGGCGGAGTCTGTAACACGCCATGCTCAAAACCCATTTGATGGAAATTCCAAGTTCCTTCTATGTGGGATAGATTCTCTTGATTTGGGTCTTTATGTCACCTGGGATGCTCTCTGGGAAAAGGTCACCCTCCCTTTCTTCAACAGCAAAAAGGAAATGGCCCAGGGTACAACCGGCATAACCGAACAAACAGACCTTGGCCGCTCGTTCCTTATTCTCCCTGGCGGTAAAGCTCCCAATTACCGCTTTCACCTTCAATTCCCCGAATACCATATCTTTCTCGGCAAATCTGCCTCTCCTGGCAAATCTCCAAACGTCTATGTGTCCATCAATGCTTCAACACTCTGGCACGTCGAGCTTGAAACGATCCTTGAACTTCTGGAGTATGACCTTTCCAGTTACGGCGGGACAATAGACCGGATACAGCCAAGCCGTGTTGACCTTTGCGCCGATTTCAGAATGGATGCCGGTTTGTCTTTCCCCTTCCTGGAACAACACCGAGTTTCCAGAAGTCACAAGATCAATTCCATTCATACCGGCCCCGTTCTGGAAACCTATTATTGCGGCTCTCCTTCCTGTCCGATTCGATTACGCATTTATGACAAATCAAAAGAGATTGCCAAGAACAACAAGCAATGGTTTCGCAACCTCTGGGAAGTCGATCAGGATGCTATTGTTTGGCGGGTAGAGTTTCAACTTCGGCGCCCTGTCTTGAAACAGTTCCGCATCATGACCCTTGATGACCTCTGGCAAAAGATCGGCTCTGTATGGGAGTATCTTGCCGGTGAATGGTTCTCGCTGCGCCTACCTGACAATGACAAGGCAGAACGCCGCACTATTCACCCCTGGTGGCTGTCTGTCCAGAATTGCCGTGGAGAGTTCGGGGATTCCATAGGCATCAAACGTATCTATAAAAACGACGAGGTGGAACCGATTCAAAACATCCTGGCGCATATCATGGGAAGGATGGTGAGCGTTGCCGCATACCGGGGGATAAATGATAGAAAAAAGGCAATTGTTGACCTCTTCCAGATGATCTTTGAAAAGAGCAGTGACGAGAAATTTGCCAGTGAGTATCAGAAGCGGGTTATCCGCTTGAGTTTTCGTGGCTCGTTCGGAGGGGATGACCATGAATGA
- a CDS encoding DODA-type extradiol aromatic ring-opening family dioxygenase, whose product MTKKFPTLFVSHGAPSLIIENCPTRDFLQRLGKDIGHPKGIVCVSAHWTTQEPRVTMHPQPSTIYDFGGFPDELYSLKYPAPGDPALAKRVLALLHSQGIPGETDMSRGYDHGAWVPLMLMYPEADIPLVQLSVQPHLEPEHHLAMGKALQPLLDDEVLIIASGSATHNLRDFFGRKLDATLLPYAQEFTTWLKTCVIEGRTDDLLDYTNRGPHALQNHPTPEHFLPFFVSLGGGGVGRVLHDAYTFGAIAMTAFSWQ is encoded by the coding sequence ATGACAAAAAAATTCCCAACGCTTTTTGTATCGCATGGTGCACCGAGCTTGATCATAGAAAATTGCCCGACACGAGACTTTTTGCAGAGATTGGGTAAGGATATCGGCCACCCAAAAGGGATTGTCTGCGTATCTGCCCATTGGACAACGCAAGAACCACGGGTGACCATGCATCCGCAACCGTCCACAATCTATGATTTTGGCGGGTTCCCTGACGAACTATACTCCCTGAAGTATCCTGCGCCCGGCGATCCGGCTCTGGCAAAGCGGGTGCTGGCTCTGCTTCATTCTCAGGGGATACCGGGCGAGACGGATATGTCCCGCGGTTATGACCACGGCGCCTGGGTGCCACTCATGTTGATGTACCCGGAGGCCGATATCCCATTGGTGCAACTTTCTGTCCAACCACACCTGGAACCGGAGCACCACCTGGCAATGGGTAAGGCACTACAACCGTTATTGGATGATGAGGTGCTTATAATTGCCAGTGGATCGGCAACCCACAATCTCCGGGATTTCTTTGGCCGAAAACTGGATGCGACGCTATTACCATACGCTCAGGAGTTTACCACCTGGTTGAAGACCTGTGTTATCGAGGGGCGTACTGATGACCTGCTTGACTATACAAACCGTGGCCCCCATGCTTTGCAGAACCATCCCACCCCGGAACACTTTCTGCCGTTCTTTGTTTCACTGGGTGGTGGCGGGGTGGGCCGGGTGTTACATGATGCCTACACCTTCGGGGCTATTGCCATGACTGCGTTTTCCTGGCAATAA
- a CDS encoding winged helix-turn-helix transcriptional regulator, protein MQSNQNTTDLMLYREKEYKCGIDVTLAVVGGKWKASILWHLAQETMRFSDLQRQFSDTTRKMLTQQLRELEADGLVHREVYPQVPPKVEYSLTEKGRSIYPILEQMCEWGRDYLQCGLES, encoded by the coding sequence ATGCAATCGAATCAAAACACAACAGACCTTATGCTGTACAGGGAGAAAGAGTATAAGTGCGGCATCGATGTGACTCTTGCGGTTGTAGGGGGCAAATGGAAGGCATCAATTTTATGGCATCTGGCGCAGGAAACGATGCGCTTTTCCGACTTGCAACGCCAGTTTTCCGATACTACCCGAAAGATGCTGACCCAGCAGCTTCGTGAGTTGGAAGCCGATGGGCTTGTTCATCGGGAGGTGTATCCCCAGGTTCCGCCAAAGGTTGAATATTCACTTACTGAAAAGGGGAGAAGCATTTACCCAATCCTTGAGCAGATGTGCGAATGGGGACGTGACTACCTGCAGTGTGGCTTGGAATCTTGA
- a CDS encoding flavodoxin family protein, whose protein sequence is MKVVAFNGSPNKEGNTWHALKMVTAELEKEGIETEIIHVGNKAIRGCVACYQCVKNKNEQCVLPGDAVNEWIQKMKQADGIILGSPVHYSAIGGTMKSFLDRAFFVTGVNDAMLRHKVGTSVVAVRRSGGLPTFDQLNNFLNYAEMLLPTSNYWNVIHGRAPGEVTQDLEGVQIMRVLGKNMAWLLKLVEHGKGAITPPEREAKTFFSFIH, encoded by the coding sequence ATGAAAGTAGTGGCTTTTAACGGTAGCCCCAATAAAGAAGGCAATACCTGGCATGCGCTGAAAATGGTAACTGCCGAACTGGAAAAAGAAGGGATTGAGACCGAAATCATCCATGTCGGCAACAAGGCTATCAGAGGCTGTGTCGCCTGCTATCAGTGCGTAAAGAACAAGAACGAGCAGTGTGTGCTGCCGGGTGATGCAGTCAACGAGTGGATCCAGAAGATGAAGCAGGCGGACGGAATCATCCTGGGTTCCCCGGTGCATTACTCAGCCATCGGGGGAACCATGAAATCCTTTCTGGACCGTGCCTTCTTCGTTACCGGTGTCAATGACGCAATGCTCCGCCACAAGGTAGGCACATCGGTGGTTGCGGTGAGGCGATCCGGTGGCTTGCCTACCTTTGACCAGTTGAACAACTTCCTGAATTATGCAGAAATGCTGCTACCGACCTCAAACTATTGGAACGTGATTCACGGCAGAGCACCAGGTGAAGTTACCCAAGACCTTGAGGGAGTCCAGATCATGCGGGTGCTGGGAAAGAATATGGCTTGGCTTCTGAAGCTGGTTGAACACGGCAAAGGGGCTATCACCCCACCAGAGCGCGAAGCAAAGACGTTCTTTAGCTTTATTCACTAG
- a CDS encoding nitroreductase family protein produces the protein MIDFQVNQQQCIKCGKCVTDCPARIISKEGGCPFIAQEKEARCYRCQHCFTVCPTGAISILGLAPEKSLSLTGNMPDADQLELLIKGRRAVRQYKPENLEPELLQRLLDVACYAPSGMNARQVHFTVVDDREKLAKLRNEVMAGLGKIVKENRLPEGMEFFAEFYRAWDEHGIDILFRGAPHLLLASAPQNIVTPVQDCLIALTTFEIFAQTLGVGTVWDGLAKWAINDLMPEFRTSLGIPDGHVVGYAMAFGKPAVQYARTAQHGPPPIHRYVG, from the coding sequence GTGATTGATTTTCAAGTCAACCAGCAGCAATGTATCAAGTGCGGCAAGTGTGTCACTGATTGTCCGGCACGAATCATCTCGAAGGAAGGTGGGTGCCCTTTTATCGCCCAGGAAAAGGAAGCGCGGTGTTACCGATGCCAGCACTGCTTTACCGTCTGCCCGACCGGAGCAATATCCATCCTGGGGCTTGCCCCGGAAAAGAGTCTGTCATTGACCGGCAATATGCCAGATGCTGACCAGCTTGAGCTGCTGATCAAAGGGCGCAGGGCTGTAAGGCAATACAAGCCGGAGAATCTGGAACCGGAGCTGCTGCAACGGTTGCTTGACGTGGCCTGTTACGCGCCATCCGGCATGAATGCCCGGCAGGTGCATTTTACCGTCGTTGATGACCGCGAAAAACTGGCAAAGCTGCGCAATGAGGTAATGGCCGGACTGGGCAAGATCGTTAAGGAAAACAGGCTACCGGAAGGAATGGAGTTCTTTGCCGAGTTTTATCGTGCGTGGGATGAACACGGCATAGATATCCTCTTTCGTGGTGCCCCGCATCTTCTGCTGGCATCGGCCCCACAAAACATTGTGACCCCGGTTCAGGACTGCCTGATAGCGCTAACCACATTCGAGATATTTGCCCAGACGCTTGGCGTTGGTACTGTCTGGGATGGTCTGGCAAAATGGGCAATCAATGACTTAATGCCTGAGTTCCGCACCAGCCTGGGGATTCCTGACGGCCATGTGGTAGGGTATGCAATGGCATTCGGCAAACCGGCAGTACAGTATGCCCGGACAGCCCAGCACGGCCCTCCACCTATTCATCGTTATGTTGGGTAA
- a CDS encoding response regulator produces the protein MRIKILLVDDHAIFREGLRSLIEKEADMTVVGEAGNGIEAIRLARELSPDVVIMDISMPEMNGIEATKQIREARGDVKVLALSMESDRRFIVEVLDSGANGYILKDAPFSELADAVRIVADNETYLGPRITELIIKDYLQRIPDRLPLTFESLTNREREIIQLIADGKSTKDIASQFVVSIKTIEVHRHAIMKKLNLYSVAELTKYAIREGLTSLN, from the coding sequence ATGAGAATCAAAATACTGCTGGTGGATGACCATGCCATATTCCGTGAAGGGTTGCGTTCACTTATCGAAAAAGAAGCCGATATGACCGTTGTCGGCGAGGCGGGAAACGGGATCGAAGCGATCCGTCTTGCCCGGGAGCTGTCGCCTGATGTCGTGATCATGGATATATCGATGCCCGAGATGAACGGAATCGAAGCGACGAAGCAAATCCGGGAAGCTAGAGGAGACGTTAAAGTACTGGCTCTTTCCATGGAGTCAGACCGACGGTTCATCGTGGAGGTGCTTGATTCCGGGGCCAATGGCTACATTCTTAAGGATGCCCCGTTCAGCGAACTTGCCGATGCTGTAAGGATCGTGGCCGACAATGAGACCTATCTCGGGCCAAGGATTACCGAGCTGATCATCAAGGATTATTTGCAGAGGATTCCGGACAGACTCCCTTTGACCTTCGAGTCCCTCACCAACCGTGAACGGGAAATCATTCAGTTGATAGCCGATGGCAAGAGCACTAAGGACATCGCATCGCAATTTGTGGTCAGTATCAAGACCATCGAAGTCCACCGGCACGCCATTATGAAGAAACTGAACCTCTACAGTGTTGCCGAACTGACAAAATATGCCATAAGAGAAGGGCTTACCTCCCTGAATTAA
- a CDS encoding CHASE4 domain-containing protein: protein MKIRVGSVFGVVCIIAILCIGLPVIAFKSFALIEREELINDLRQSLNILNAETQQLSTTAGDYSGWDETYKFAQDENSQFVKNGLGESFYSKLRFNFFFIFNKDGKMLFSRGHDFHANSQKPVPDSLLKYLSPGSTLLTHNSPEHTVTGLLSIPEGTLLIVSRPILTSEYKGPVNGALVIGRFLDKPEIKRLGSLIQHNLTFINSAAQAGDNYSRLRAKLANKDAIQITIDDSDSITGYALVPDIFGKDAGILLVKKSRKLISQAKLATWLFIIICGTSLSLVISYYLLAKKRLDAAHYAEKLSSERLQAIIDLAVDGIFILDNNGRILSFNDRACEITGLAGSEMEQMTLYQLLSPNNENPPFSFALPTEGNTVTLESPLPRKGGSTAFVEMRIKQMPDGSLQCFMRDISERKALEQGLITQRDIISAMAAELSIAEERERCRIAGELHDQVAPTLLLGKMKLNSMIAANGSCECEPTTVEVEALIDRAVQDIRSLTFQMRPPILANAGLEAALKWLGEEFEGNYGLKTAITNDTSPIPLTYETRSTIFQIVRELLLNITKHAGTKQASITIARKDQMIVVTVEDNGKGFELAKSTLLQPKSGGFGIFNSQKRIEFLGGTLTIVSAPGAGTIVTIAAPIA from the coding sequence ATGAAGATTCGTGTCGGGTCAGTGTTTGGTGTTGTCTGCATCATTGCAATTCTCTGTATTGGGTTGCCGGTAATAGCCTTTAAAAGCTTTGCCCTTATTGAGCGGGAGGAGCTGATAAATGACCTTCGGCAATCGCTTAACATCCTGAATGCCGAAACTCAGCAGTTGAGCACAACGGCAGGGGATTATTCAGGATGGGACGAAACATACAAGTTTGCTCAAGACGAAAATAGTCAGTTTGTTAAAAACGGGCTTGGCGAGTCGTTTTATTCAAAACTCCGCTTCAATTTCTTTTTCATCTTCAACAAAGACGGTAAAATGCTCTTCTCTCGAGGGCACGACTTCCATGCCAATAGCCAAAAGCCTGTCCCTGATAGCCTGCTGAAATACCTGTCACCAGGGTCCACTCTTCTAACTCATAACTCGCCAGAGCATACTGTTACCGGTCTGCTGTCAATACCTGAAGGCACTCTGCTGATTGTGTCCCGCCCGATCCTTACCAGCGAATACAAAGGACCGGTTAACGGGGCGCTGGTTATCGGCCGTTTTCTGGACAAACCAGAGATCAAGCGGCTAGGCTCTCTGATCCAGCACAACCTCACTTTTATCAACTCTGCAGCTCAGGCAGGAGATAATTATTCACGATTAAGGGCCAAGCTGGCTAACAAGGACGCGATTCAGATTACCATTGACGACAGTGACTCCATTACCGGCTACGCGTTAGTGCCCGATATCTTCGGTAAGGACGCCGGGATACTGCTGGTGAAGAAATCAAGAAAGTTAATCAGCCAGGCGAAACTGGCCACCTGGCTGTTCATAATCATCTGCGGCACCTCCCTGTCACTGGTGATTAGCTATTATTTGCTGGCTAAAAAGCGACTTGACGCCGCTCATTACGCTGAGAAACTGAGCAGTGAGCGGCTGCAAGCCATAATCGATCTCGCCGTTGATGGAATATTCATTCTGGACAACAACGGGCGCATCCTCAGTTTTAACGACAGGGCCTGCGAAATTACCGGACTTGCCGGTAGCGAGATGGAACAGATGACCTTGTATCAATTATTGAGCCCGAATAACGAAAACCCTCCGTTTTCGTTTGCTCTGCCAACAGAAGGGAATACCGTCACGCTCGAAAGCCCTCTGCCCAGAAAGGGCGGATCGACCGCCTTTGTGGAGATGCGGATCAAGCAGATGCCCGACGGCAGTCTGCAATGCTTTATGAGGGACATCTCCGAGCGGAAGGCGCTTGAGCAAGGATTAATAACGCAGAGAGACATAATTTCAGCGATGGCGGCTGAACTGTCCATTGCCGAGGAGCGGGAGAGATGCCGGATTGCCGGTGAGCTCCATGATCAGGTTGCGCCGACCCTGCTGCTGGGAAAGATGAAACTGAACTCGATGATAGCGGCTAATGGTTCATGCGAATGCGAACCGACAACTGTGGAAGTTGAGGCGTTGATAGACCGGGCGGTTCAGGATATCAGGTCGCTTACTTTCCAGATGCGGCCGCCGATACTTGCAAACGCCGGTCTTGAGGCTGCCTTGAAGTGGCTTGGCGAAGAGTTTGAGGGGAATTACGGCCTGAAAACAGCCATAACTAATGACACCAGCCCGATCCCGCTGACCTACGAAACACGCTCCACGATCTTCCAGATCGTGAGAGAACTGCTGCTGAACATTACAAAGCATGCCGGCACGAAACAGGCCAGTATCACAATTGCAAGAAAAGACCAGATGATCGTGGTAACTGTAGAAGACAATGGCAAAGGGTTTGAACTAGCCAAATCAACCCTGTTGCAGCCAAAATCCGGAGGATTCGGGATCTTCAACTCGCAGAAGAGAATAGAGTTTCTGGGGGGGACGCTTACCATTGTTTCTGCTCCCGGAGCTGGTACTATTGTAACAATAGCAGCCCCAATCGCCTGA
- a CDS encoding PilZ domain-containing protein, which yields MKQLQAQLKTGIQTLVTINTPCGFAMVESAVIANVSGQYIKIILPAATSPKMDHLPVGTKVSLSLETDSGGQLACSAEINNLDERPFVWVKVLEMLPALAKRRHQRISVNLPMFCSVIDEDGSITIIYDGKKDNGAYEPVDLSLSAGGFKLKTPFKVKDETTAIAVFFSTDETEWMVPVFSKAVYSYPSTATDKFLTGFRFSMINSLDKKKIATLVREHLHPTTPGSKIRKYPSCILRMRNDNLQQSDPISK from the coding sequence ATGAAACAGCTTCAAGCACAGTTAAAAACCGGCATACAGACGCTAGTTACGATCAACACTCCTTGCGGATTCGCCATGGTAGAGAGTGCAGTGATCGCAAATGTTTCGGGCCAGTATATCAAGATTATCCTGCCTGCCGCGACAAGCCCTAAAATGGATCATCTGCCAGTCGGAACCAAAGTTTCCCTATCGCTGGAAACCGATAGCGGCGGACAGCTTGCTTGTAGTGCAGAGATAAACAATCTTGACGAGCGCCCGTTTGTCTGGGTCAAGGTCCTTGAGATGCTGCCGGCACTTGCCAAGAGGCGCCATCAACGCATTTCCGTAAACCTGCCGATGTTCTGCTCCGTGATTGACGAGGACGGCTCAATAACCATTATTTATGATGGCAAAAAAGATAACGGGGCTTACGAACCGGTTGATCTTTCGTTAAGCGCCGGGGGGTTCAAACTAAAAACGCCGTTCAAAGTAAAGGATGAAACAACAGCGATCGCAGTCTTTTTTTCCACCGACGAAACAGAATGGATGGTGCCGGTCTTTTCAAAAGCGGTCTATTCCTATCCGTCAACCGCAACTGATAAGTTCCTGACCGGGTTCAGGTTTTCCATGATCAATTCGCTTGACAAGAAAAAGATAGCAACCCTGGTCAGGGAGCATCTCCACCCCACCACTCCGGGCAGCAAAATCAGAAAGTACCCTTCGTGTATCCTGCGCATGCGCAACGACAACTTGCAACAGTCAGATCCGATAAGCAAGTAA
- a CDS encoding ABC transporter substrate-binding protein, with protein MNLTKSYYNQFLRMLIVTIASGLVAGQVIATDSSLQNKEKSAPDLETRQMVTVYPGHNDAEGQEQTPSPEMLRLGARMYREGILPSGEPMKASNKEEIQSNSTAFSCVSCHMRGGLGSIEGGITTPPAAGIKLFQPAYTGTILSPSSKRPRKHFVINPTRRPAYTEESLAVALRDGLNPTGRKLDDVMPRYNLQDKDMAILISYLKSLSANVSPGVDETTLRLGTIIADDVSPETRKAILDPLDNFIAARNNQDKVYEARTKYMRNGGFFEEGNLAYRKLSLARWELKGPPATWRNQLEEWNRKEPVFAFIGGITTGEWQPIHDFCEAHQIPCLFPFTDFPVISATDWYTMYFSKGLYQEGEAAARFLDSAKGSSHESRVVQVVSNSREGQVLAAGFTETWLELGNPPPVTIPLQNNETVSSDALQQLLAGHNPSAILFWTGPEILPGLQAMAQKPQTPQMLVVSSGYLKSALWSLPDQARAITFITYPYRLPDKPSADSDSLPIAALKAKAITEVLQLGLSMMNRNFYRDTFFDVISMIQDQTPQAYERLNFAPGQRYASKECNIVQLTQGKNPVLVKKNVGISF; from the coding sequence ATGAACTTGACAAAGTCTTACTATAATCAGTTCTTGCGAATGCTTATCGTCACCATTGCCTCGGGGTTGGTCGCCGGGCAAGTCATAGCCACGGATAGCAGTCTCCAGAACAAAGAGAAAAGTGCCCCGGATCTGGAAACCCGGCAAATGGTTACTGTTTATCCCGGACATAATGACGCGGAGGGGCAGGAGCAGACCCCCTCACCGGAAATGCTGAGGCTGGGGGCACGAATGTATCGTGAAGGTATCCTGCCGTCAGGAGAACCAATGAAGGCCTCCAACAAAGAGGAAATTCAGAGCAACAGCACGGCCTTCTCCTGCGTAAGTTGCCACATGCGCGGTGGGCTTGGTTCTATAGAGGGAGGTATTACAACACCTCCCGCAGCCGGCATCAAACTGTTCCAACCAGCCTATACCGGCACAATTCTGTCACCATCCTCTAAGCGGCCACGCAAACATTTCGTAATTAACCCAACACGGAGGCCCGCCTATACCGAGGAAAGCCTGGCAGTTGCCCTTAGAGACGGGTTGAATCCCACCGGCCGAAAACTAGATGATGTCATGCCCAGATATAACCTGCAGGACAAGGATATGGCCATCTTGATAAGCTACCTGAAATCATTGTCAGCCAATGTCTCGCCCGGAGTGGACGAGACAACCCTGAGGCTTGGAACCATCATTGCCGATGACGTAAGCCCGGAAACCAGAAAAGCCATACTTGATCCTCTGGATAATTTTATCGCCGCAAGAAACAACCAGGACAAGGTTTACGAGGCACGTACAAAATACATGCGTAACGGCGGCTTCTTTGAAGAGGGCAATCTGGCTTACCGGAAACTGTCATTGGCCCGCTGGGAGCTAAAAGGGCCTCCGGCAACCTGGCGTAATCAACTGGAGGAATGGAACCGTAAGGAACCGGTGTTTGCCTTCATCGGTGGGATAACGACCGGGGAATGGCAACCGATCCATGACTTCTGCGAAGCGCATCAGATCCCTTGCCTGTTTCCATTTACCGACTTTCCCGTTATTTCAGCCACAGACTGGTACACCATGTATTTTTCCAAGGGGCTCTATCAGGAGGGAGAGGCAGCGGCACGCTTTCTGGATAGTGCCAAGGGATCATCCCATGAAAGCAGGGTTGTCCAGGTAGTTAGCAATTCCCGTGAAGGGCAGGTTCTTGCAGCAGGGTTCACCGAGACCTGGCTCGAACTGGGCAACCCCCCGCCGGTAACCATTCCACTGCAAAACAATGAAACTGTCAGCAGCGATGCGCTGCAGCAGTTGTTGGCCGGACACAACCCTTCGGCCATCCTGTTCTGGACTGGTCCCGAGATCTTGCCGGGCTTACAGGCCATGGCACAAAAGCCTCAAACGCCACAGATGCTGGTCGTCTCTTCAGGATACCTGAAAAGTGCGCTCTGGAGTCTTCCTGATCAGGCCAGAGCCATAACCTTCATTACCTACCCATATCGACTCCCCGACAAGCCTTCGGCAGATTCCGATAGTTTGCCAATAGCTGCTCTCAAGGCCAAGGCCATTACAGAGGTTTTGCAATTGGGATTAAGCATGATGAATCGGAATTTCTACCGTGACACCTTTTTCGATGTGATCAGCATGATCCAGGACCAGACACCGCAGGCTTATGAACGGCTCAACTTTGCCCCAGGCCAGCGTTACGCCTCAAAAGAATGCAATATCGTGCAACTAACCCAAGGGAAAAACCCGGTGCTGGTAAAGAAAAATGTCGGGATCAGCTTTTAA